In one window of Paraflavitalea soli DNA:
- a CDS encoding inositol-3-phosphate synthase — MKEQVLPAEGKLGILLPGLGAVASTMIAGVIATNKGLSKPIGSLTQTGHIELGSGTGDRFPLIRDFVPLANLEDVVFGGWDIYEDNVYQAATHARVLDQRLLDSIRPELELIKPMRAFFDRDYVRNLDGKFIKQSATRWDAAQELIRDIDNFKKANNLSRVVVIWTGSTEKYIEASAVHETIASFEAGLKNNDAAIAPSMVYAYAAVSQGIPFINGAPNLTTDIPAIIQLARKNKAAIGGKDFKTGQTLMKTVVAPGLAARSLGVSGWYSTNILGNRDGLVLDDEENFKTKEVSKLGVLEDILRPDLHPDLYGDLYHKIRINYYPPHGDNKESWDNIDIFGWLNYPMQIKINFLCRDSILAAPLVLDLALFADLAQRAGMYGVQDWLSFYLKSPQTQHGVPAENDIFKQLNTLKNVLRTMMQEEPLDIPALTATQETVPAL, encoded by the coding sequence ATGAAAGAACAAGTATTGCCGGCAGAAGGAAAATTAGGCATCCTGCTCCCTGGGTTGGGCGCAGTAGCATCTACAATGATCGCAGGAGTTATCGCAACCAATAAAGGCTTATCCAAACCGATCGGATCGCTCACGCAAACCGGGCATATCGAATTGGGTAGTGGAACAGGAGACCGTTTTCCTTTGATCAGGGATTTCGTTCCCCTGGCCAACCTGGAAGATGTGGTGTTTGGAGGATGGGATATTTATGAGGACAATGTATACCAGGCAGCCACGCATGCACGGGTGCTTGACCAGCGTTTGCTGGACTCCATCAGGCCCGAACTGGAACTCATAAAGCCGATGCGCGCCTTTTTTGACAGGGATTATGTAAGGAACCTGGATGGCAAATTTATCAAGCAATCAGCTACCCGGTGGGATGCCGCCCAGGAGCTGATCAGGGATATTGACAATTTTAAGAAGGCCAATAACCTAAGCCGTGTGGTGGTGATCTGGACAGGCTCTACAGAGAAGTATATCGAGGCATCAGCCGTACATGAAACCATCGCTTCTTTTGAAGCGGGGCTCAAGAACAATGATGCAGCGATTGCGCCCAGCATGGTATATGCCTATGCAGCCGTGAGCCAGGGCATCCCCTTTATCAATGGCGCACCGAATTTAACGACCGATATTCCTGCTATTATACAGCTTGCCCGCAAGAACAAGGCAGCTATTGGCGGCAAGGATTTCAAAACAGGGCAAACCCTGATGAAAACGGTGGTGGCGCCTGGTTTGGCAGCCCGCTCACTGGGTGTTTCAGGCTGGTACTCTACCAATATCCTGGGCAACCGGGATGGGCTGGTACTGGATGATGAAGAGAATTTCAAAACGAAGGAAGTTTCCAAGTTAGGCGTACTGGAAGACATTTTGCGTCCGGACCTGCATCCCGATCTGTATGGCGACCTGTACCACAAGATCCGGATCAATTATTATCCTCCGCATGGAGACAATAAGGAGAGCTGGGACAATATCGACATTTTTGGCTGGTTGAACTATCCCATGCAGATCAAGATCAATTTCCTCTGCCGTGATTCTATTCTTGCAGCGCCGCTTGTGCTTGACCTCGCGCTATTTGCCGATCTGGCCCAGCGCGCAGGCATGTATGGTGTGCAGGATTGGTTGTCTTTTTACCTGAAGTCACCGCAAACGCAACATGGCGTACCAGCAGAGAATGATATTTTCAAACAACTGAATACCCTGAAAAATGTTTTGCGCACGATGATGCAGGAAGAACCCCTGGATATTCCTGCGCTGACAGCGACCCAGGAAACTGTGCCGGCACTATGA
- a CDS encoding NAD-dependent epimerase/dehydratase family protein — translation MKERILITGASGFIGFHLIEAALSRGFTVYAAVRAGSDVQHLKGYDIGFCELNYTNVELLAKQLEEIGCQYIIHAAGTTRTGSQEAYNAINAGYAVNLARAAMQGLGSKLLKFVFISSLAALGPLNNREMLITEEIVPAPVTAYGRSKLLAERQLQVLPLLPLIILRPTAVYGPREKDILIILRAISRGMEAYIGKIEQQLSFVYVKDLASVAINALCTELSGVAFNISDGRSYGQYELAEFSKQILNRKTWRLHVPHGMIKALAFGMERVYGWRGKTPALNVEKLNELTAVNWHCSIDKAKAALGFCPRYTLEQGLRETLHWYRQHNWI, via the coding sequence ATGAAGGAAAGAATTCTCATAACAGGAGCAAGTGGCTTCATTGGGTTTCATTTGATTGAAGCAGCCCTGAGCAGAGGATTTACCGTTTATGCAGCCGTACGGGCTGGCAGTGATGTGCAGCATTTGAAGGGATATGATATCGGGTTCTGTGAATTGAATTATACGAATGTAGAGCTGTTGGCAAAACAGCTGGAAGAAATAGGATGTCAATATATTATTCATGCAGCCGGCACTACGCGGACGGGCTCGCAGGAAGCCTATAACGCTATCAATGCGGGTTATGCAGTAAACCTGGCCCGTGCAGCGATGCAAGGGTTAGGCAGCAAGCTGCTAAAGTTTGTTTTCATCAGCAGCCTGGCAGCACTCGGCCCATTGAACAACCGGGAAATGCTGATCACGGAAGAAATTGTTCCTGCTCCCGTAACAGCTTATGGAAGAAGTAAGTTGCTGGCAGAGCGCCAGCTTCAGGTACTCCCACTCCTTCCGCTGATCATCTTACGCCCCACTGCAGTCTATGGACCGCGGGAAAAGGATATCCTGATCATATTGCGCGCTATTAGTCGCGGTATGGAAGCCTATATCGGGAAAATTGAACAGCAACTGAGTTTTGTGTATGTAAAGGACCTGGCTTCTGTTGCTATTAATGCTTTGTGTACTGAGCTGTCGGGTGTGGCTTTTAATATTTCTGATGGCCGGAGTTACGGGCAATATGAGCTGGCTGAGTTCTCCAAGCAGATACTGAACAGGAAAACATGGCGGCTACATGTGCCGCATGGCATGATCAAAGCCCTTGCCTTTGGGATGGAGCGGGTGTACGGATGGCGGGGCAAGACACCAGCACTCAATGTAGAAAAACTGAACGAACTCACGGCCGTGAACTGGCACTGCAGTATCGATAAGGCGAAAGCAGCGCTGGGGTTTTGTCCCCGGTATACCCTGGAGCAGGGACTCAGGGAGACCTTACACTGGTACCGTCAACACAATTGGATATAA
- a CDS encoding GNAT family N-acetyltransferase, which yields MTGIVTVRTSKQLKAFIDFPHDLYAGDNNYVPELFIAQRDLLTPGKHPFHDHSKVQLFLFYRDGAISGRIAAILNNNHNLFNNTTDGFFGFFECINDLDIAAALFASAEQWLKEQGATTIIGPVNPSTNEPCGLLLEGFDLPPLAMMVYNKPYYASLMEAIALRKKVDLLAYDLPIGMVDDRPLQLEEKLLARLKTKDITIRAVNKKDLANEALKVKEVYNAAWDKNLGFVPMTDKEFSYLAKDLKMVLDEQFCLIAEHQGKQVGFALAIPDINQILIKVRRGRLLPTGIFKLLLGMKKVNRVRVLALGVVKDYRKLGIEACFYAAIIRRAGARKMTGGEASWILEDNELMNQGIKRMNGKVYKRYRIYEKPL from the coding sequence ATGACTGGTATCGTAACTGTACGTACATCGAAGCAACTGAAAGCTTTTATTGATTTCCCACACGATCTGTATGCGGGTGACAACAACTATGTACCGGAGCTTTTCATTGCACAGCGCGACCTGCTGACACCCGGTAAACATCCTTTCCATGACCATTCAAAGGTGCAGCTTTTCCTGTTTTACAGGGATGGCGCCATCAGTGGAAGGATTGCTGCCATCCTGAATAACAACCACAATCTTTTTAATAATACGACCGACGGGTTCTTTGGCTTTTTTGAATGCATCAATGACCTCGATATAGCTGCTGCTTTGTTTGCATCTGCTGAACAATGGCTAAAGGAACAGGGCGCTACTACCATTATTGGTCCGGTCAACCCATCCACCAATGAGCCTTGCGGCTTGCTGCTGGAAGGATTTGATCTGCCACCACTGGCTATGATGGTCTATAACAAACCTTATTACGCTTCGCTGATGGAGGCCATTGCCCTGCGCAAGAAAGTCGACCTGCTGGCTTATGACCTGCCCATCGGCATGGTGGATGACCGGCCATTGCAACTGGAAGAAAAACTACTGGCCAGGCTAAAGACAAAGGACATCACCATCCGCGCTGTTAATAAGAAAGACCTCGCCAATGAGGCACTGAAAGTGAAGGAAGTGTACAATGCTGCCTGGGACAAGAACCTCGGCTTTGTACCGATGACGGACAAGGAATTCAGCTACCTGGCCAAAGACCTGAAGATGGTGCTGGATGAGCAGTTTTGCCTGATTGCAGAACACCAGGGTAAGCAAGTGGGCTTTGCTTTGGCGATCCCTGACATCAACCAGATACTGATCAAGGTGCGGCGTGGCAGATTACTTCCCACAGGCATCTTCAAACTCCTGCTCGGCATGAAGAAGGTGAACCGTGTACGTGTGCTGGCGCTGGGTGTTGTGAAAGATTACAGGAAGTTGGGTATTGAAGCCTGCTTTTATGCCGCCATTATCAGGAGGGCTGGTGCACGCAAGATGACGGGAGGCGAAGCCTCCTGGATACTGGAGGACAATGAACTGATGAATCAGGGCATTAAAAGAATGAATGGCAAGGTATATAAGCGCTACCGAATCTACGAAAAACCCCTATGA
- a CDS encoding GtrA family protein, producing the protein MITFLKANMASLVASGCDFLMTVLLVQWCNAPVVPAAAAGTITGGVINFLIGRHWVFQAEDDRAVRQLFKYALVWTGNLLLNTGGVFLLASCAGFHYAASKVVTSLLVAFLYNYPLQKNFVFSNNW; encoded by the coding sequence ATGATCACTTTTTTGAAAGCCAATATGGCTTCACTGGTGGCTTCGGGATGTGATTTTTTGATGACGGTACTGCTGGTACAATGGTGTAATGCACCGGTAGTACCAGCGGCGGCAGCGGGTACTATAACAGGTGGCGTGATCAATTTCTTAATAGGCAGGCATTGGGTTTTTCAGGCGGAGGATGACAGGGCAGTAAGACAGCTTTTCAAATACGCGCTGGTATGGACCGGCAATTTGTTGTTAAATACGGGAGGAGTATTCCTCCTTGCTTCCTGTGCCGGGTTTCATTATGCGGCATCGAAAGTGGTTACTTCGCTACTGGTTGCTTTCCTGTATAATTATCCGTTACAAAAAAATTTTGTGTTTAGCAATAATTGGTAG
- a CDS encoding STM3941 family protein, whose product MQPISIPLSKTKILLLLAGAILFVVGGCWMLVKAPTVSNPVLSNIYVVRTVGVAAVLFFGLCAVYAARKLFSTRPGFVIDDFGITDNSGGISVGAIPWSDMLNITIMMAQRQKFIMIHVKNPEDYINKQTSFIKRKMMQMNHKAYGSPLALSANSLRTSFGELFNLLRDQFEKRNKPQ is encoded by the coding sequence ATGCAACCCATCTCCATTCCGCTCAGCAAAACGAAGATCCTCCTGTTGTTGGCAGGCGCTATATTATTTGTTGTTGGCGGATGCTGGATGCTTGTAAAAGCGCCTACCGTTAGCAACCCTGTCCTTTCCAATATATACGTGGTAAGGACTGTTGGTGTGGCCGCCGTTCTCTTCTTTGGGCTCTGCGCAGTCTATGCTGCCCGTAAATTATTCAGCACCCGGCCTGGCTTTGTAATCGATGACTTCGGCATAACGGATAATTCCGGTGGCATTTCAGTAGGGGCCATTCCCTGGAGCGATATGCTGAACATAACCATTATGATGGCCCAGCGGCAAAAGTTCATTATGATCCATGTTAAGAACCCCGAGGATTATATCAACAAACAAACCAGCTTTATAAAGCGAAAAATGATGCAGATGAATCATAAGGCCTACGGCTCTCCGCTGGCCCTCTCTGCTAATAGTCTGCGTACTTCTTTCGGAGAGTTGTTCAATCTCCTGCGCGATCAGTTTGAAAAAAGGAACAAGCCGCAATAG
- a CDS encoding helix-turn-helix domain-containing protein → MEANPVALHTIRELKDIAGHSWYPDDLQILLRKPKGHEHHFHQPFRSDSYWVVLVSNKQAADSLSIQLNSQEYVLRENDLLIVPPHTIRQPSDSAHSCDLACVAFRPDFLFEAGISQRHIDSFEYLSRSPCTHLQLSPEDASRFMAVIKMLQEKNFAEDDNPFAAEVVRHFFNVFQFELAGLYYKYSNQKKLVHDRKEELLWRFLALLPEHVKTERSLQFYANRLYVTPKYLTQTVKKVSGKTAGKYIDDLVIVEAKNLLRDPSLTIAQVADHLYFSDQFFFSKFFKRYTGVTPSDYRKRA, encoded by the coding sequence ATGGAAGCTAATCCTGTTGCGCTACATACAATCAGGGAATTGAAGGACATTGCCGGTCATTCCTGGTATCCGGACGATCTTCAGATCCTGCTACGCAAGCCTAAGGGCCATGAACACCATTTTCACCAACCTTTCCGGTCCGACTCCTACTGGGTTGTTCTTGTTTCGAATAAGCAAGCAGCTGATTCTCTGAGTATTCAATTGAATTCCCAGGAATATGTATTGCGGGAGAATGACCTCCTGATCGTACCGCCGCACACCATACGGCAGCCATCAGATTCAGCGCACAGCTGCGACCTCGCCTGCGTGGCCTTCAGGCCCGACTTCCTTTTTGAAGCCGGCATATCCCAAAGACATATAGACTCTTTCGAATACCTCTCCCGCAGTCCTTGTACCCACCTGCAGTTGTCTCCGGAAGATGCCTCCCGGTTTATGGCAGTGATCAAAATGTTGCAGGAAAAGAACTTTGCCGAAGACGACAATCCTTTTGCCGCCGAGGTGGTACGCCATTTTTTTAATGTCTTCCAGTTTGAACTGGCCGGCCTGTATTACAAGTATTCCAACCAGAAAAAGTTGGTGCATGACCGCAAAGAGGAGCTGCTGTGGCGGTTTCTGGCCTTACTGCCGGAGCATGTGAAGACCGAACGCAGCTTACAGTTTTACGCCAACAGACTTTATGTAACGCCGAAATACCTTACCCAAACAGTAAAGAAGGTGTCGGGGAAAACGGCCGGCAAGTATATTGATGACCTGGTGATCGTTGAAGCCAAGAATTTACTACGTGATCCCTCTTTGACCATTGCCCAGGTGGCAGACCATCTCTATTTCAGTGATCAATTCTTTTTCAGCAAATTCTTCAAACGTTATACAGGGGTAACCCCCTCCGACTATCGAAAACGCGCTTAG
- a CDS encoding GrpB family protein: MKITIETYQPAWVDKFQQEKAIIEAALAPLAPVVEHIGSTSVPGLGAKPIIDMLVGVGQEAQLDQTIQPMMAAGYTYFRKHEPAMPYRRFYVRLIGPLGQTAPAKVDIGEPFVIGQDFKSVTHIHLLVKDTIHWTRHIAFRDYLRTHPDIAAQYDTLKRTISLRDFKDGIAYNEAKDHFMKKVEAEALDWYNHL; this comes from the coding sequence ATGAAAATTACCATCGAAACCTATCAGCCTGCCTGGGTAGATAAATTCCAACAGGAAAAAGCGATCATAGAAGCTGCACTGGCCCCACTTGCGCCCGTGGTAGAGCATATTGGCAGTACTTCTGTACCAGGCTTGGGTGCTAAGCCCATCATCGACATGTTGGTGGGAGTGGGGCAGGAGGCACAGCTCGATCAAACCATCCAGCCCATGATGGCAGCCGGGTATACCTATTTCCGTAAACATGAACCCGCCATGCCTTACCGGCGCTTTTATGTGCGACTGATCGGTCCCCTGGGACAAACAGCACCAGCCAAAGTTGATATTGGTGAACCGTTTGTAATCGGGCAGGATTTTAAGTCCGTTACGCATATTCACTTATTGGTAAAGGATACTATCCACTGGACAAGACATATTGCCTTCAGGGATTATTTGAGAACCCATCCGGATATTGCTGCACAGTACGACACCTTGAAAAGAACCATTTCCTTACGGGACTTTAAGGATGGCATAGCTTACAATGAAGCCAAAGACCACTTCATGAAAAAAGTGGAAGCGGAGGCGTTGGATTGGTACAACCATTTGTGA
- a CDS encoding DUF5686 and carboxypeptidase-like regulatory domain-containing protein: MSSLIDFRKGLTLFVFVTCLAFGAQGQTVVKGIIRDAQTRTPLSFVSVYFKGSKGVVSDEDGRYSISTTNPKNITLQFSFAGYKVLQKTIVAGTTQDLDVVMEPEEMEAVVVNKRRRTKYSNKNNPAVDLIRKVVDNRDRNRMSAADFLQYQQYEKMELSLTNKPEKLMNNRLLKNYRFLVENQDTSKIEGKSLVPIYIEETISNKFYRKAPRKEKTYVLAKKKVNLGEFVDNDGITRYLNSMYMPIDIYEPNITLLSNQLLSPISDLAPTFYRFYLRDTIELDGIKLVRLNFAPRNPNDLLFRGMMYVTLDSNYAVQKIQMELTRHANLNWTRELRIKQDFERGTDGRYHVVMSDILSEFALSKKASGGLVGERSVSYKDYVINQPGPDSVYEGKTEVMVDAPAATTDSFLVVNRHAALSATEEKAYTNMDSLKNMRSYRRLMDWATFFLAGYKAAGPFDIGPVNAFYSFNPVEGFRLRFGGRSTPKFSKRLYFETYAAYGFKDEKFKYFLSGAYSFNAKSIYSFPLNFLRVSFQHDTKIPGQELQFVQEDNFLLSFKRGDNNKWLYNDIFTAEYVREFGKNISYTFGFKNWKQQAAGTIVYQKPNGSDLTTVPDITTTELSAELRWAPHEQFYQGKAYRIPIYNKYPIFRLRYISGIKGLVNGDYDYQQVTLNIFKRFYLSQFGYADVVTEGGYTFGQLPYPLLTIHRANQTYAYQLNSFNMMNFMEFVSDHYVSVSTDYYFNGFIFNKLPLIKKLKLREVAGFKLLYGGVRKENNPAYNKNTFLFPTDEDGKTTTFSLDKKPYIEANVGIGNIFKVLRVDLVKRLTYLENPDAPDWGIRARVKFDF, from the coding sequence ATGAGCAGTTTGATTGATTTCAGGAAAGGATTAACCTTATTCGTTTTTGTTACCTGCCTGGCGTTTGGTGCACAGGGACAAACGGTGGTGAAAGGTATTATAAGGGATGCGCAAACCCGCACCCCGCTTTCTTTTGTGAGCGTATATTTCAAAGGCAGCAAGGGCGTGGTGAGCGACGAGGATGGCAGGTATTCAATTTCCACCACCAACCCGAAAAATATAACGTTGCAGTTTTCCTTTGCCGGGTATAAGGTATTGCAGAAAACGATCGTTGCCGGCACCACACAAGACCTCGATGTTGTTATGGAACCGGAGGAGATGGAAGCTGTGGTGGTGAACAAGAGAAGAAGGACCAAATACAGCAATAAGAACAACCCGGCGGTAGACCTGATCAGGAAGGTAGTGGACAACAGGGACCGCAACCGAATGAGCGCTGCTGATTTCTTACAATACCAGCAGTACGAGAAAATGGAGCTTTCTCTTACCAACAAACCGGAAAAGCTGATGAACAACCGGCTTTTGAAGAATTACAGGTTCCTGGTAGAGAACCAGGATACTTCGAAGATCGAAGGGAAAAGCCTTGTGCCTATTTATATCGAAGAAACTATCTCCAACAAGTTCTACCGTAAAGCCCCCCGCAAGGAAAAGACCTATGTACTGGCCAAAAAGAAAGTGAACCTTGGTGAGTTTGTAGACAATGACGGTATTACCCGCTACCTGAATAGCATGTACATGCCTATCGACATTTACGAGCCCAATATTACTTTACTGTCGAATCAATTATTAAGTCCCATTTCGGACCTCGCTCCTACTTTTTACCGTTTCTACCTGCGGGATACTATCGAATTAGATGGTATCAAACTGGTGCGTTTGAATTTCGCCCCCCGCAATCCCAATGACCTTTTGTTCAGGGGAATGATGTACGTGACCCTCGACAGTAACTATGCGGTGCAGAAGATACAAATGGAGCTGACCAGGCATGCCAACCTCAACTGGACAAGGGAGCTGCGTATTAAACAGGATTTCGAGCGTGGTACCGATGGCCGGTACCATGTAGTCATGAGCGATATACTTTCAGAGTTTGCCTTATCTAAAAAAGCTTCCGGTGGCCTGGTGGGTGAACGCTCTGTTTCTTACAAGGATTACGTGATCAACCAACCGGGCCCCGATTCGGTATATGAAGGCAAAACTGAAGTGATGGTGGATGCACCTGCTGCCACTACGGATAGTTTTTTGGTGGTAAACCGGCATGCAGCCCTCTCTGCTACGGAGGAGAAGGCCTACACGAATATGGACAGCCTTAAAAATATGAGGTCATACCGGCGGCTGATGGATTGGGCTACTTTCTTCCTGGCCGGGTACAAAGCTGCCGGGCCATTTGACATCGGACCGGTCAATGCGTTTTATAGCTTTAACCCGGTGGAAGGATTCAGGCTCCGGTTCGGTGGACGCAGTACACCGAAGTTCAGCAAGCGGCTTTATTTTGAGACCTATGCCGCTTATGGCTTTAAAGACGAGAAATTCAAGTATTTTTTATCAGGCGCTTACTCCTTCAACGCAAAATCCATTTATTCTTTCCCCCTGAATTTTCTGCGGGTGAGCTTCCAGCATGATACGAAGATACCGGGACAGGAACTACAGTTTGTACAGGAAGATAACTTCCTGCTTTCTTTTAAGCGGGGAGATAACAACAAATGGTTATACAACGACATCTTCACGGCAGAATATGTGCGGGAGTTTGGTAAGAATATCAGTTACACATTTGGGTTTAAGAACTGGAAGCAACAGGCCGCAGGCACTATTGTTTATCAAAAGCCCAATGGCAGCGATCTGACCACGGTTCCGGATATCACTACCACCGAGCTTTCCGCAGAGCTGCGCTGGGCACCTCATGAGCAGTTTTACCAGGGCAAGGCCTATCGTATCCCTATCTATAATAAGTACCCTATTTTCCGCCTTCGTTATATTTCCGGTATCAAGGGCCTTGTCAATGGCGATTACGATTATCAGCAGGTAACGCTTAATATATTCAAACGGTTTTACCTGTCACAATTTGGTTATGCAGATGTGGTTACAGAAGGGGGTTATACTTTTGGACAGCTCCCCTACCCGCTGCTTACCATCCACCGGGCCAACCAGACCTATGCTTACCAGCTTAACTCTTTCAATATGATGAACTTCATGGAGTTTGTAAGCGATCATTATGTGTCTGTAAGTACGGACTATTATTTCAACGGGTTTATTTTCAATAAACTGCCACTGATCAAAAAGCTGAAACTGCGGGAAGTGGCTGGCTTCAAACTGCTGTATGGCGGTGTGCGAAAGGAAAATAATCCTGCTTACAACAAGAATACATTCTTGTTCCCTACAGATGAAGATGGTAAAACCACCACTTTTTCACTGGACAAGAAGCCCTATATAGAAGCCAATGTGGGCATTGGGAACATTTTTAAAGTACTCCGCGTAGACCTGGTGAAGCGGCTTACTTATCTCGAGAATCCGGATGCGCCGGACTGGGGCATCAGGGCAAGGGTAAAGTTTGATTTTTGA
- the spt gene encoding serine palmitoyltransferase encodes MRNILKQKVSLFRDADLIREQNVYPYFRVIESGQDTEVMLNGKRVLMFGSNSYLGLTNHPRIAEAASRAIEKYGSGCAGSRFLNGTLDLHVELESRLAAYTGKEDAVLFSTGFQANLGVLSALAGRADCLLLDEYDHASIIDGSRLSFSKVIKYRHNDMEDLEHRLRNLPTDAFKLIVTDGIFSMEGDIARLPEIAVLADKYGAAIMVDDAHALGVIGANGAGTASHFNLTQETDLIMGTFSKSLASLGGFIAGDRDVIDYLKHKARSLIFSASMTPASTASVIAALDIIAEEPERINKLWDNTNHMTMLLKENGFNTGDTQSPIIPVRIGDNHKTFLFTKALQDNGIFVNPVVSPAVPSESSLIRLSLMATHSFSQIEEAVDKMRETALMLGIGLELKKASA; translated from the coding sequence ATGCGAAATATACTAAAGCAAAAGGTTTCATTGTTTCGGGACGCGGATCTGATCAGAGAGCAAAACGTTTATCCTTACTTCCGGGTAATTGAGTCGGGACAGGACACAGAGGTTATGCTAAATGGAAAGCGTGTGTTGATGTTTGGCTCTAATTCCTATTTAGGCCTTACCAATCATCCAAGGATAGCCGAAGCTGCCAGCCGTGCTATTGAAAAATATGGCAGCGGCTGCGCCGGTTCCCGTTTTTTAAATGGTACGCTTGATCTTCATGTAGAGTTGGAAAGCAGGCTGGCTGCGTATACAGGAAAGGAAGACGCTGTCCTTTTCAGTACCGGCTTTCAGGCCAACCTGGGCGTACTATCTGCCCTGGCTGGCCGCGCAGATTGCCTCTTACTGGATGAGTATGATCATGCTTCGATCATCGATGGCAGCAGGCTTTCTTTTTCGAAAGTGATCAAGTACCGCCATAATGATATGGAAGACCTTGAACACCGCCTCAGAAACCTTCCCACAGATGCTTTCAAACTGATCGTTACAGATGGCATTTTCAGCATGGAGGGGGATATAGCCCGCTTGCCGGAAATAGCCGTGCTGGCCGATAAATATGGCGCCGCCATTATGGTAGATGATGCCCATGCCCTGGGTGTAATTGGCGCCAATGGTGCAGGCACCGCTTCTCACTTTAACCTTACACAGGAAACGGACCTGATCATGGGCACCTTCAGCAAATCGCTGGCTTCCCTGGGCGGCTTTATAGCAGGCGACCGGGATGTAATCGATTATCTGAAGCACAAAGCCAGGTCACTCATCTTCAGCGCCAGTATGACACCCGCTTCTACAGCCAGCGTGATTGCAGCCCTCGATATTATAGCAGAAGAACCTGAGCGCATCAATAAGTTATGGGACAATACCAACCACATGACGATGCTGCTGAAGGAAAATGGGTTTAATACAGGTGATACGCAAAGCCCCATCATTCCAGTGCGGATCGGCGACAACCATAAAACCTTCCTGTTTACGAAAGCGTTGCAGGACAATGGCATTTTCGTGAACCCGGTCGTATCGCCGGCTGTTCCCTCAGAATCATCCCTCATAAGGCTCTCCTTAATGGCCACCCATTCCTTCAGCCAGATTGAAGAAGCAGTGGACAAGATGAGAGAGACAGCCCTTATGCTGGGCATTGGCCTCGAATTGAAAAAGGCAAGCGCATGA
- a CDS encoding phosphatidylglycerophosphatase A family protein has product MTNIASIIATAGGIGFIPKGGGTAAAVVFCIAWYFFPMGYNYQVLLLILLLAAGTWSATRMEAVWEHDSNKIVIDEVAGMMITLAFLPHNLVYIFIGCVLFRFFDIVKPLGIRKAELLPRGVGVMADDVLAGVYAQVLLRIMVMAKLF; this is encoded by the coding sequence ATGACCAACATTGCCAGCATAATTGCAACTGCGGGGGGTATTGGCTTCATCCCAAAAGGTGGAGGCACAGCCGCCGCAGTTGTTTTTTGTATTGCCTGGTACTTTTTCCCGATGGGATATAATTACCAGGTCTTACTGCTGATCCTGCTGCTGGCGGCAGGCACCTGGAGCGCCACCAGGATGGAAGCGGTATGGGAGCATGACAGCAATAAGATCGTCATCGATGAGGTGGCAGGCATGATGATCACGCTGGCTTTCCTGCCTCATAACCTTGTTTATATTTTTATTGGTTGTGTGTTGTTTCGCTTTTTTGATATCGTCAAGCCGCTGGGCATCAGGAAGGCAGAGTTGCTGCCCCGTGGCGTGGGGGTAATGGCGGATGATGTGCTGGCAGGCGTGTACGCGCAGGTGCTACTCAGGATCATGGTGATGGCTAAATTGTTTTGA